A DNA window from Cydia pomonella isolate Wapato2018A chromosome 18, ilCydPomo1, whole genome shotgun sequence contains the following coding sequences:
- the LOC133527530 gene encoding carboxypeptidase B-like encodes MAKCLAFVIGLFGLCWQVGCGQHKYDNYTLLRIIPNHDQHLQKLSELPLDEEISHGEVEILKRSYGVNDSTDVLVSPNSKQLFEQFAVKNGMPILTKHDYGRSFEAIERVSRRRFQEGFSLYGYNGFDAIHSYLDDLAHRKPQLVRLQPLGYSYQRRPMRLVKISKDPSAGNPIIFVDAGIHAREWVAPSMATYIIHRLVTDSRARELDGLDWYILPVVNPDGYEYTRSSRSQRLWRKTRSKTARDCYGVDGNRNYGFKWGVSGVSNNPCDKETYAGPKPFSEPETQMVRNVMMENRDRIKLYVSLHAYGQYLVYPWGYTGGSLPKSWRKLDSLARKVSNAVHRAGGQPFQVMSAGQWYPAAGGSDDFAFGAAGIPYSYTMELTDGYEFIYPEKNLATVLPQLYEGFRTFAEEIKQEFGYASRSPLGFIIRPAIVNHKVNYVQCDLARN; translated from the exons ATGGCTAAGTGCCTTGCGTTTGTGATCG gtcTTTTTGGACTTTGCTGGCAGGTCGGCTGTGGGCAACACAAATACGACAA CTACACTCTTCTACGCATTATACCAAACCATGACCAACATCTACAGAAGTTGTCGGAGCTCCCCTTAGACGAAGAAATCTCCCATGGAGAAGTGGAAATTCTGAAGAGAAGTTACGGAGTGAATGACAGTACAGATGTTTTGGTGTCACCCAACTCTAAGCAGCTGTTTGAACAGTTTGCAGTTAAAAATGGAATGCCAATTTTGACGAAACATGATTATGGCAG gtcaTTTGAAGCAATAGAACGTGTGTCAAGGAGACGATTTCAAGAAGGGTTTAGTTTATATGGATATAATGGTTTCGATGCT ATACACAGTTACCTAGACGATCTCGCACATCGGAAGCCACAGTTAGTAAGACTCCAGCCCTTGGGCTACAGTTACCAGCGACGTCCCATGCGTCTTGTTAAGATCTCTAAAGACCCCAGCGCTGGAAACCCTATCATTTTTGTTGATGCAG GTATCCACGCTCGCGAATGGGTGGCGCCCTCTATGGCCACGTACATCATCCACCGACTGGTGACCGACAGCCGCGCCCGGGAGCTCGACGGCTTGGACTGGTACATCCTGCCCGTGGTCAACCCGGACGGGTACGAGTACACGCGCAGCTCTCGATCT CAACGCTTATGGAGAAAGACGAGATCGAAGACAGCCCGGGACTGCTACGGAGTTGATGGCAATAGGAATTATGGCTTCAAGTGGGGCGTCAGTGGGGTGTCCAACAACCCTTGCGATAAGGAGACCTACGCCGGCCCCAAACCCTTCTCCGAGCCAGAAACACAAATGGTCCGAAATGTCATGATGGAAAATCGCGATCGGATTAAGCTATACGTCTCACTGCATGCTTATGGACAGTACTTGGTGTATCCTTGGGGATACACAGGCGGCAGTTTACCAAAATCGTGGAGGAAATTAGATAGCTTGGCGCGGAAGGTGTCTAATGCCGTGCACAGAGCTGGTGGGCAACCGTTCCAAGTTATGAGCGCAGGCCAGTGGTATCCCGCAGCAGGAGGCAGCGATGATTTCGCGTTTGGCGCTGCAGGAATTCCCTATTCATACACAATGGAGCTTACCGACGGTTACGAATTCATATATCCTGAGAAAAATCTGGCCACCGTTTTGCCGCAGCTGTACGAAGGCTTTAGGACATTTGCTGAGGAAATAAAACAGGAATTTG GGTATGCTTCAAGGTCGCCATTGGGtttcatcatcagaccagcCATAGTAAACCATAAAGTTAACTACGTGCAGTGTGATCTTGCTCGCAATTAA